In one window of Psychrobacter sp. P2G3 DNA:
- a CDS encoding haloalkane dehalogenase: protein MKTLRTLDSCFANLPDYDFAPHYLMVDDGEGGELRVHYLDEGPRDAYPVLLLHGEPSWCYLYRKIIPILTAAGHRVIAPDLPGFGRSDKPASRTDYTYQRHVDWLQSALDQLDLKDITLFCQDWGGLIGLRLVAAHPDRFARVAAGNTMLPTGDHDPGEGFRKWQKFSQETPEFNVGGAIKSGTVTSLSQAVIDAYNAPFPDESYKEGARQFPLLVPTTPNDPASDKNRAAWIELSKWTKPFLTLFSDSDPITAGGDRVMQKLIPGTKGQDHTTIANAGHFLQEDQGEKVAELLVKFINDN from the coding sequence ATGAAAACGCTCAGAACCCTTGATTCGTGTTTTGCGAATCTGCCCGATTATGATTTTGCCCCGCACTACTTAATGGTTGACGATGGCGAAGGGGGTGAGTTGCGCGTGCATTACCTCGACGAGGGCCCAAGGGACGCCTATCCGGTGTTACTGCTCCATGGGGAACCTTCATGGTGTTATCTGTATCGTAAAATCATCCCAATACTGACTGCAGCAGGACACCGCGTGATTGCACCAGACCTCCCCGGTTTTGGACGCTCAGACAAACCCGCATCCCGTACTGACTACACCTACCAGCGTCATGTCGACTGGCTACAATCAGCACTCGACCAGTTAGATCTAAAGGACATCACCTTGTTTTGTCAGGACTGGGGCGGCCTGATCGGTCTGCGCTTGGTTGCGGCACATCCAGATCGGTTTGCTCGGGTAGCGGCTGGTAATACCATGCTCCCCACTGGCGACCACGATCCAGGTGAAGGTTTTCGAAAATGGCAGAAATTCTCACAGGAAACACCAGAATTTAATGTGGGAGGCGCTATAAAGAGTGGTACTGTTACATCGCTATCACAGGCGGTAATCGACGCTTACAATGCACCTTTTCCTGATGAGTCTTATAAGGAAGGAGCCAGACAGTTCCCACTACTCGTCCCCACGACACCGAATGACCCTGCTTCGGATAAAAACCGTGCCGCTTGGATTGAGCTGAGCAAATGGACGAAGCCCTTTCTTACTCTATTTAGCGATTCTGATCCGATTACTGCTGGCGGTGATCGAGTAATGCAAAAACTTATTCCCGGAACCAAAGGTCAAGATCATACGACTATTGCCAACGCTGGACATTTTCTCCAAGAAGATCAAGGCGAGAAAGTGGCCGAGCTTTTGGTCAAGTTCATTAATGACAACTAA
- a CDS encoding S-(hydroxymethyl)glutathione dehydrogenase/class III alcohol dehydrogenase, with the protein MSDKFIKSKAAIAWGPNQPLSIEEVDVMLPRKGEVLVKIIASGVCHTDAFTLSGEDPEGVFPAILGHEGGGIVEQIGEGVTSVQVGDHVIPLYTAECGVCKFCLSGKTNLCSAVRETQGKGLMPDGTTRFYKDGQPIYHYMGCSTFSEYTVLPEISLAKVDKDAPLEKVCLLGCGVTTGMGAVMNTAKVEEGATVAVFGLGGIGLAAIIGAKMAKASCIIGIDINEDKFELAKKLGATDCINSKDYDKPIQEVIVEMTDGGVDYSFECIGNVDVMRSALECCHKGWGESVIIGVAGAGKEISTRPFQLVTGRVWKGSAFGGVKGRSELPGYVDRYMQGDIPLNDFITHTMPLEDINEAFDLMHKGESIRTVIHF; encoded by the coding sequence ATGTCAGATAAATTTATTAAATCTAAAGCCGCTATCGCTTGGGGCCCGAACCAGCCACTATCTATTGAAGAAGTGGATGTCATGCTACCGCGCAAAGGCGAAGTATTGGTAAAAATCATCGCCAGTGGCGTCTGCCACACCGATGCGTTTACCTTATCTGGTGAAGATCCAGAAGGCGTATTCCCAGCTATCTTAGGTCATGAAGGTGGCGGTATCGTTGAACAGATCGGCGAAGGCGTGACCAGCGTCCAAGTCGGCGATCACGTTATTCCTTTATACACCGCAGAGTGTGGCGTCTGTAAATTCTGCTTATCAGGCAAAACAAACCTTTGCTCTGCCGTACGTGAGACTCAAGGTAAAGGCTTAATGCCAGACGGCACCACCCGTTTTTATAAAGACGGTCAGCCAATTTATCATTATATGGGTTGCTCAACCTTTTCTGAATATACTGTCCTACCAGAGATTTCATTGGCCAAAGTGGATAAAGACGCACCATTAGAAAAAGTTTGTTTGCTAGGTTGTGGCGTGACCACCGGCATGGGCGCGGTTATGAATACCGCTAAGGTTGAAGAAGGGGCTACCGTTGCTGTTTTCGGTCTTGGTGGTATTGGCCTCGCCGCTATCATTGGTGCAAAAATGGCAAAAGCCAGTTGTATTATCGGCATTGATATCAACGAAGATAAATTTGAGTTGGCTAAGAAGCTTGGCGCGACTGATTGCATCAATTCTAAAGACTATGACAAGCCTATCCAAGAGGTCATCGTCGAGATGACTGATGGCGGCGTAGACTATTCGTTTGAGTGTATTGGTAATGTCGATGTCATGCGTTCAGCGCTTGAGTGTTGCCACAAAGGCTGGGGCGAGTCGGTCATCATCGGTGTCGCTGGTGCAGGCAAAGAAATCTCAACCCGTCCATTCCAGCTAGTGACTGGTCGCGTCTGGAAGGGTTCAGCATTTGGCGGGGTCAAAGGACGCAGCGAATTGCCAGGCTACGTCGATCGTTATATGCAAGGTGACATCCCATTAAATGACTTTATCACCCACACTATGCCATTAGAAGACATTAACGAAGCCTTTGACTTGATGCATAAAGGTGAGAGTATTCGTACGGTTATTCACTTTTAA
- a CDS encoding LysR family transcriptional regulator has protein sequence MRWDGISEFVYVAEYESFTRAAKELGVSTAQVSRQISALEKRLNIKLLYRTTRKVSLTEEGRVFYQHCRGVLDGLDAAEQAVSNLQSKPQGRIKLTAPVTYGEQQLLPLVNDFMVQYSDIEVTAFLSNQKIDLVDGSYDLAIRIGKLSDSTMMAKKLSRRTNFVCAAPAYLEKYGTPHVLSELSQHNCLLGTRDYWHFIDFKETGSRKTDSGKDANKEKNLRVSGTVQYNSGHSLVDAALKGLGIVQLPDYYVQKYLASGALVSLLDNYREPEESIWAVYPHNRHLSPKIRLLVDYLAERLAV, from the coding sequence ATGCGCTGGGACGGTATTAGCGAGTTCGTCTATGTGGCGGAGTACGAGAGCTTCACACGCGCTGCAAAAGAGTTGGGCGTCTCAACCGCGCAAGTCAGTCGACAGATAAGCGCTTTAGAAAAACGACTGAATATTAAATTGCTGTATCGCACGACGCGCAAGGTATCACTGACTGAAGAAGGCCGCGTGTTTTATCAGCACTGCCGCGGTGTGCTCGATGGATTGGATGCTGCTGAGCAAGCAGTAAGCAACTTACAGTCAAAGCCCCAAGGCAGAATTAAACTGACCGCCCCTGTCACTTATGGCGAGCAGCAGTTATTACCACTGGTCAATGATTTCATGGTGCAATATAGTGATATCGAAGTGACGGCTTTTTTGAGTAATCAAAAAATCGACTTGGTTGATGGCAGCTATGATTTAGCGATTCGTATTGGTAAATTAAGCGATTCGACGATGATGGCAAAAAAACTTAGCCGTCGTACCAACTTCGTTTGTGCTGCGCCCGCTTATCTCGAAAAATACGGCACGCCTCATGTTCTGTCCGAGCTAAGCCAACATAACTGCTTACTTGGCACTCGTGATTATTGGCACTTTATAGATTTTAAAGAAACAGGTTCTAGAAAAACAGATTCTGGCAAAGATGCTAATAAAGAAAAAAACCTGCGCGTGTCTGGCACGGTGCAATATAACAGTGGTCATAGCCTAGTTGATGCTGCGTTAAAAGGTCTGGGTATTGTGCAGCTACCTGATTATTATGTGCAAAAGTACTTAGCATCAGGCGCGCTGGTCAGCTTACTAGATAACTATAGAGAGCCCGAGGAAAGTATCTGGGCCGTCTATCCGCACAACCGTCATTTATCACCAAAGATTAGGTTGCTCGTAGATTATCTAGCAGAGCGTTTGGCTGTGTAA
- a CDS encoding DUF302 domain-containing protein: protein MIKIISITALALAVSSCASVESILNAPDKVQSTPETMTAINAEKGLVTMQSNHSVQDTADKLAAIIKSKGMKVFARVDHQKNAQGVDLTLRPTQVIMFGNPKAGTPLMNCEQSVAIDLPQKILISEDADKKVWLSYNNPEYLKDRHNIKGCDAQLANIAKALDGVSKAAIAK from the coding sequence ATGATTAAAATTATCTCTATTACTGCTCTAGCTTTGGCCGTTTCCTCTTGCGCCAGTGTTGAAAGCATTTTAAACGCGCCGGATAAGGTGCAGTCAACGCCAGAAACAATGACTGCTATCAATGCTGAAAAGGGTCTGGTTACGATGCAAAGTAATCACTCTGTTCAAGATACTGCTGATAAGCTGGCGGCGATTATTAAAAGCAAAGGCATGAAAGTATTTGCGCGCGTCGATCATCAAAAAAATGCGCAAGGTGTCGATTTAACATTAAGACCGACGCAAGTGATTATGTTTGGTAATCCGAAAGCGGGTACGCCATTGATGAATTGCGAGCAAAGCGTCGCTATTGATTTGCCGCAAAAAATCCTAATCAGTGAAGATGCTGATAAAAAAGTTTGGTTGTCGTACAACAATCCTGAATATCTCAAAGACCGTCATAATATAAAAGGTTGTGATGCCCAGTTAGCGAATATCGCAAAAGCCCTTGATGGTGTCAGTAAAGCAGCTATTGCAAAGTAA
- a CDS encoding DUF4031 domain-containing protein, translating to MAIYVDFMQIEFKGYKWCHMLADTLQELHDFAAMIEVDKRLFHRNASYPHYDVTVQMRETAIEYGAIPAGRKKIIECAKKLKVELHEQIAQSENS from the coding sequence ATGGCGATATACGTAGATTTTATGCAGATAGAATTTAAAGGCTATAAATGGTGCCACATGCTGGCAGATACCCTGCAAGAGTTGCATGATTTTGCCGCAATGATTGAAGTGGATAAGCGTTTATTCCACCGTAATGCCAGTTATCCGCACTATGATGTCACGGTACAAATGCGAGAGACAGCGATTGAATATGGCGCTATTCCTGCTGGTCGAAAAAAGATTATCGAATGTGCAAAGAAGTTGAAAGTAGAGTTACATGAGCAAATAGCACAATCTGAGAACTCCTAA
- a CDS encoding NAD(P)-dependent alcohol dehydrogenase, translating to MDIKAAVTHNQGAAFELEPVQLATPEIDEIRVKIVAAGVCHTDVVARDMGIAPFPIVLGHEGSGIVDAVGAGVTDLQVGDHVVLSFAHCGNCGHCLTGHPTVCDTFNELNFGGAMDDGTRRLAQDGETLATFFGQSSFATYAIAKSRNAVKVDPDVDLALLGPLGCGIQTGAGTVLNRLKPEFGSSIVIYGAGAVGLSAVMAAKIVGCQHIIAVDVHDSRLELAKELGATHTLNGKNVDVVIEVKKITDGGSHYAVETTGVPTVVKQSLNALRSLGTVAIVGITPEMNIDVHNDLMAEGKSMIGVIEGDSIPRVFIPQLIAYFKAGQFPFDKLVEFYDFEDINQAFEDSASGITIKPILKVG from the coding sequence ATGGATATTAAAGCAGCAGTAACTCATAACCAAGGCGCGGCGTTCGAATTAGAGCCTGTACAGCTTGCAACGCCTGAGATTGACGAGATACGGGTTAAAATCGTTGCAGCTGGTGTCTGTCATACCGATGTGGTCGCGCGTGATATGGGCATCGCGCCATTTCCTATCGTACTGGGTCATGAAGGGTCTGGGATAGTGGATGCTGTCGGCGCAGGGGTAACTGATTTGCAAGTCGGTGATCATGTAGTGTTATCATTTGCGCACTGCGGTAATTGTGGGCATTGCCTGACGGGTCATCCAACCGTTTGCGACACTTTTAATGAGCTGAACTTCGGTGGTGCGATGGACGATGGCACCCGTAGACTTGCGCAAGATGGTGAGACGCTGGCGACTTTTTTTGGACAGTCCTCATTTGCCACTTATGCGATTGCTAAGTCTAGAAATGCCGTGAAAGTCGATCCGGATGTCGATTTAGCGCTACTTGGACCGTTAGGATGTGGTATTCAGACTGGCGCTGGAACGGTGTTAAATCGTCTAAAGCCAGAGTTTGGTTCTAGTATCGTGATTTATGGTGCTGGTGCAGTTGGCCTCAGTGCAGTGATGGCAGCCAAGATTGTTGGCTGTCAGCATATCATTGCCGTTGATGTACATGATAGTCGTCTTGAGCTGGCAAAAGAGCTTGGCGCGACCCATACTCTCAACGGTAAAAATGTCGATGTCGTAATAGAAGTCAAAAAAATAACTGACGGTGGCAGCCACTATGCCGTTGAAACCACAGGCGTGCCTACGGTTGTTAAGCAATCATTGAATGCCTTGCGATCTTTGGGTACAGTCGCAATTGTCGGTATTACACCAGAGATGAATATTGATGTCCATAATGACTTGATGGCCGAAGGTAAGAGCATGATTGGCGTCATCGAAGGCGACTCTATTCCTCGAGTATTTATTCCACAGTTGATTGCTTACTTTAAAGCTGGTCAATTCCCATTTGATAAATTGGTTGAGTTTTACGATTTTGAGGACATTAACCAAGCGTTTGAAGATTCGGCAAGTGGCATTACCATTAAGCCGATTCTGAAAGTAGGTTAA
- a CDS encoding universal stress protein, with translation MKTEQHVLACIDGSAVTESVCDYAAWYASRLGLPVALLHVSDVPASTRRDLSGAIGFNSREYLLEELTELDEKRAKVVNSYSNALVQDAKSYLQNSFDGIKVNIYQRRGKLLPAIEHFKEENRAIIMGRRGEDHKNSRINIGSQIETVARASSIPVLICSEKFEEPKSYMVAFDASKTAIKATQMVARSELLKGLQGYIVMVGNDKDAAKKSLADAVEHITSAGFKVEAHHLPELDAVDGLLSFQIDNDVDIIVVGAYGHSKLQRLFLGSTTTEIIASTLTPVILVR, from the coding sequence ATGAAAACAGAACAGCACGTTTTAGCCTGTATTGACGGCTCAGCGGTTACTGAATCGGTTTGTGATTATGCGGCATGGTATGCCAGCAGGTTAGGTCTACCGGTTGCGTTATTGCATGTTAGCGATGTTCCGGCGTCGACTAGACGTGACTTATCGGGAGCAATAGGATTCAATAGTCGTGAATATTTATTAGAAGAATTAACGGAACTGGATGAAAAAAGAGCAAAGGTTGTGAACAGTTATAGTAATGCCTTGGTACAAGATGCAAAAAGCTATCTGCAAAATAGCTTCGATGGTATAAAAGTCAATATCTATCAACGCCGCGGTAAATTGTTACCTGCCATTGAACATTTTAAAGAAGAAAATCGTGCCATCATTATGGGGCGTCGCGGCGAAGATCATAAAAATAGCCGCATCAATATCGGCAGCCAAATCGAAACTGTCGCACGAGCATCAAGCATACCTGTCTTGATTTGCTCAGAGAAATTTGAAGAGCCCAAGTCATACATGGTCGCATTTGATGCTAGTAAAACCGCTATCAAAGCTACACAGATGGTGGCAAGAAGTGAGCTATTAAAAGGGTTGCAAGGTTATATCGTGATGGTAGGTAATGACAAAGACGCCGCCAAAAAAAGTCTTGCTGATGCCGTTGAACATATAACGTCAGCGGGTTTTAAGGTAGAGGCTCATCATTTGCCTGAGCTTGATGCTGTTGATGGACTGTTGTCGTTTCAGATAGATAATGATGTCGATATTATTGTGGTTGGTGCTTATGGCCACTCTAAATTGCAGCGCTTGTTTCTTGGCAGCACTACTACAGAAATCATCGCCAGCACACTGACACCGGTGATTTTGGTGCGCTAA
- the modB gene encoding molybdate ABC transporter permease subunit → MISPSLMSDMLSPFLVSIKLATVTTLCLLLFATPVAYWLAKPSRGQVIARLKVILMGIIAMPLVLPPTVIGFYLLLLLSPSMGIGKWLSEHHISPLIFTFEGLVIGSIIYSLPFYIQPVYAQFLRIPKSVIEMAHLLEPSRLRRFIRVALPQAKVGIILGSLISFAHTIGEFGVVLMIGGSISGETKVVSIAIYEQVEALNYEAAHLMSGILIIIGMIMVALIASVNRLNQR, encoded by the coding sequence ATGATATCTCCATCCCTAATGTCAGACATGCTCAGTCCATTCTTAGTCAGCATCAAACTTGCTACTGTCACCACCTTATGTCTATTACTCTTTGCCACACCTGTGGCTTATTGGCTCGCTAAGCCGAGTCGTGGGCAAGTCATTGCACGTCTTAAAGTTATACTTATGGGCATTATCGCCATGCCACTCGTACTGCCTCCTACCGTCATTGGTTTTTACTTATTACTCCTGCTAAGCCCTAGCATGGGTATTGGTAAATGGCTGAGCGAACACCACATCAGCCCCTTGATTTTTACCTTTGAGGGTCTGGTCATCGGATCTATTATTTATTCTTTACCTTTCTATATCCAACCTGTCTATGCCCAATTTTTACGCATACCGAAAAGCGTGATAGAGATGGCGCACTTATTAGAGCCCAGTCGTCTAAGACGCTTTATCAGAGTCGCGCTCCCACAAGCAAAGGTGGGTATTATCCTCGGCAGCCTCATCAGCTTTGCCCATACTATTGGGGAATTTGGGGTGGTGCTGATGATAGGCGGCAGTATCTCCGGCGAGACCAAAGTGGTGTCCATCGCAATCTATGAGCAAGTCGAAGCGCTCAATTACGAAGCGGCACACCTGATGTCAGGTATTCTTATCATTATAGGCATGATTATGGTGGCGTTGATTGCCAGTGTGAATAGGTTGAATCAGCGTTGA
- the modA gene encoding molybdate ABC transporter substrate-binding protein: MGRLITIVIASSFLILSACTQENTTNIASAADTTKQTQTLRIAAAANLSDVLPAIVESYKTDKGLPNQDIDVTYASSGKLYAQIKAGAPYDIFLSANQEFPAKLANESPQGENLHQPFTYAQGQLALYSVTKPLGEFNPAALTDLLMSDTNSKIAIASPELAPYGASAKSYLQSQNIYEALDKQKRLIQAENIGQAFQYAHTGSVDYGFVAQSQIIAIKAKPEQFVTLAPDSYPAILQDGIIISDTSTATDFSDYLTSKAGQQHFSQAGYLAVQ; this comes from the coding sequence ATGGGTAGGTTAATAACGATTGTAATTGCAAGCTCATTTTTGATATTAAGTGCTTGTACACAGGAGAACACTACAAATATAGCTTCTGCTGCTGACACTACTAAGCAAACACAAACACTACGTATCGCTGCTGCTGCCAATTTATCTGACGTACTGCCTGCCATTGTAGAAAGCTATAAAACAGATAAAGGCTTACCTAACCAAGATATAGATGTTACTTACGCGTCTTCTGGTAAGTTATACGCGCAGATTAAAGCGGGTGCACCTTACGATATATTTTTATCCGCCAATCAAGAATTCCCTGCCAAACTAGCTAATGAAAGCCCCCAAGGTGAAAATCTTCATCAACCTTTTACTTATGCGCAAGGTCAACTGGCGCTATATAGTGTCACTAAACCTTTGGGTGAGTTCAATCCAGCAGCGCTGACTGATTTGCTCATGAGCGATACGAATAGCAAGATTGCTATTGCCAGTCCTGAGCTTGCGCCTTATGGTGCATCGGCAAAATCTTATCTGCAGTCGCAAAATATATATGAAGCTTTAGACAAGCAAAAACGGTTAATACAAGCAGAGAATATTGGTCAAGCCTTTCAATATGCGCATACTGGCAGTGTCGATTATGGCTTTGTCGCGCAATCACAAATCATAGCCATTAAAGCCAAGCCTGAGCAGTTCGTTACCCTAGCGCCCGATTCTTATCCGGCTATCCTGCAAGACGGTATTATAATCAGTGACACCTCTACGGCAACAGACTTCAGCGATTATTTAACCTCCAAAGCAGGACAACAACACTTCTCACAAGCGGGCTATCTAGCGGTTCAATAG
- a CDS encoding molybdenum cofactor biosynthesis protein MoaE: MTDNVHSHSMTIKRSVDEVYAIAERDGFALLDIAIDEDRLKNTLDNDSCGAFVCFEGRVRNHNNATSVDCLTYYGYEDLALNQGRTIIEEAKQRFEITHALAIHRIGALEIGDVAVWVGVVSAHRYPAFDACRWILDTIKADIPVWKQEYYEDDSSKWLSNNG, translated from the coding sequence ATGACGGATAATGTACATAGTCATTCGATGACCATCAAACGTAGCGTTGATGAGGTATATGCAATCGCAGAGCGTGATGGCTTTGCTTTATTAGATATTGCTATAGATGAAGACAGACTTAAAAACACCCTTGATAACGATAGCTGCGGCGCATTCGTCTGCTTTGAAGGTCGCGTGCGCAATCACAATAATGCCACTAGCGTTGATTGCTTGACTTACTACGGTTACGAAGACTTAGCATTGAATCAAGGCCGTACCATTATTGAGGAAGCTAAACAGCGTTTTGAGATTACCCATGCTCTTGCTATTCACCGTATTGGCGCATTAGAGATTGGCGATGTGGCAGTATGGGTTGGGGTCGTCTCTGCTCATCGTTATCCAGCCTTTGATGCTTGCCGCTGGATACTCGACACCATCAAAGCGGACATCCCAGTGTGGAAGCAGGAATATTATGAAGATGACTCTTCTAAATGGCTGAGTAATAATGGGTAG
- a CDS encoding MoaD/ThiS family protein, translating to MSTLEVATNTAATMNINVLYFASLADEANCQQETVSVQQSTSLSQLYEQLTQKHRFSRPQSELRVAVNDYFANWTDQINDGDSVVFITPVAGG from the coding sequence ATGAGTACTTTAGAGGTAGCAACCAACACCGCAGCCACCATGAATATCAACGTCCTATACTTCGCCAGCCTAGCGGATGAGGCCAACTGCCAACAAGAAACCGTTAGCGTGCAGCAGTCGACCTCATTGAGCCAGCTATACGAGCAATTGACGCAAAAGCATCGTTTTAGTCGTCCGCAGTCAGAGCTGCGCGTGGCGGTGAATGATTATTTTGCTAACTGGACAGACCAGATCAACGATGGCGACAGTGTGGTGTTTATCACTCCAGTCGCTGGTGGTTAA
- the moaC gene encoding cyclic pyranopterin monophosphate synthase MoaC → MNSKSQKNNQAAVTQPTLSHLDSDGDITMVDVSGKTATTREANAVGQVRFPSAVYQQIKATDGMTKKGSITQTAHIAGIMAAKRTHDLIPLCHPLPLDKIGLTFKYDDALNSIIVSGTIKVTHKTGVEMEALTAVSIACLTIYDMTKALSHDIVIDNVRLITKTGGKSDYSHA, encoded by the coding sequence ATGAATAGCAAGAGTCAGAAAAATAACCAAGCTGCTGTAACTCAACCTACCTTATCGCATTTAGATAGTGACGGTGATATCACCATGGTCGATGTCAGTGGCAAGACCGCCACAACACGAGAAGCTAACGCGGTTGGACAAGTGCGTTTCCCAAGCGCGGTTTATCAACAAATCAAAGCTACCGATGGCATGACCAAAAAGGGTAGTATCACTCAGACCGCTCATATCGCTGGCATCATGGCCGCCAAGCGCACCCACGATCTTATTCCACTGTGCCATCCACTACCATTAGATAAGATTGGTTTAACCTTTAAATATGATGATGCACTGAATAGTATTATCGTCAGCGGCACTATCAAAGTCACCCACAAAACTGGGGTCGAGATGGAAGCCTTAACTGCTGTGAGCATTGCTTGCCTGACCATCTATGACATGACTAAAGCCCTATCGCATGATATCGTTATTGATAATGTTCGTTTGATAACAAAAACGGGCGGTAAATCAGATTATAGTCATGCTTAA
- a CDS encoding NTP transferase domain-containing protein, whose product MIDAVNRLNSSTGLDSLAGIVILAGGASSRMGTPKATLTLPTGERLLDYHVRHALALSMINNNAPIMIADNGRGFDVDLALDNGNPQTPIIHITDYDSVDTQSQTSNANIKTGGALVAIESALQEVNESVTLRHKQSSWLLVISCDSLIPVTDLWQKLQCSLIQANDSQATENQTIESQTADKKVICLIDDSHLYPLLGLYQLSVEADLKAYIDSGGRRVMQFIKPIVQAVPFEKNWQHLTNFNTPEEFKRACASLSDL is encoded by the coding sequence ATGATTGATGCTGTAAACCGTTTAAATAGCTCAACTGGTTTAGATAGCTTGGCAGGGATCGTAATCTTGGCGGGCGGTGCCTCTAGTCGTATGGGCACGCCTAAAGCCACGCTGACTCTACCGACAGGTGAGCGCTTGCTAGACTATCATGTTAGACATGCGCTCGCTTTGAGTATGATTAACAACAATGCTCCTATTATGATTGCGGATAATGGGCGTGGTTTTGACGTTGATTTAGCCTTGGATAACGGCAATCCGCAAACACCCATTATTCATATTACCGATTACGATAGCGTTGATACTCAAAGTCAAACCAGCAATGCTAACATTAAGACGGGCGGCGCATTAGTCGCTATTGAGTCAGCTTTGCAAGAAGTAAATGAATCAGTCACATTGAGACATAAGCAGTCATCGTGGTTACTGGTTATTAGCTGTGATAGCCTAATACCAGTCACAGATCTATGGCAAAAACTACAGTGTTCACTAATTCAAGCAAATGATAGCCAAGCAACCGAAAACCAAACAATAGAAAGCCAAACAGCCGATAAAAAAGTGATTTGCTTGATCGATGATAGCCATTTATATCCATTGTTAGGACTTTATCAATTAAGCGTTGAGGCTGACTTAAAAGCTTATATTGATAGTGGCGGGCGCCGAGTAATGCAATTCATCAAACCTATTGTACAAGCCGTGCCCTTTGAAAAAAACTGGCAGCATTTGACCAATTTTAATACGCCTGAAGAGTTTAAGCGGGCCTGTGCATCGTTAAGCGACTTATAA
- the moaB gene encoding molybdenum cofactor biosynthesis protein B has protein sequence MSKPAAEFIPLNIAILTVSDSRTLAEDTSGQYLADSLTEAGHTLADRKLITDDIYQIRAVISNWIAEPKVHAVITTGGTGFYIRDSMPEAVSVLFDKSIDGFGEMFRLISKDEIGMSTVQSRAVAGMANGTGVFCLPGSSGACRTGWENILKEQFDSRTRPCNFVPHFMRTNPSHD, from the coding sequence ATGAGCAAGCCCGCTGCCGAGTTTATCCCCCTTAACATTGCTATTCTAACCGTCTCTGACAGTCGTACGCTGGCAGAAGATACCTCAGGGCAGTATCTAGCAGATAGCTTGACCGAAGCAGGTCATACCTTAGCTGATCGCAAGCTCATTACCGATGACATCTATCAGATTCGAGCCGTTATTAGTAATTGGATAGCCGAACCAAAAGTCCATGCCGTGATTACCACAGGCGGTACCGGTTTTTATATCAGAGACAGCATGCCAGAGGCGGTGAGTGTGTTGTTTGATAAATCGATTGATGGCTTTGGTGAGATGTTCCGTCTGATCTCAAAAGATGAGATTGGCATGTCAACAGTACAGTCGAGAGCCGTAGCAGGTATGGCGAATGGTACGGGGGTTTTCTGCTTACCGGGCTCATCAGGCGCATGTCGCACCGGTTGGGAGAATATCTTAAAAGAGCAGTTTGATAGCCGTACGCGTCCTTGCAATTTTGTGCCGCACTTTATGCGTACTAATCCTAGTCATGATTGA